One Nitrospira sp. SG-bin1 genomic region harbors:
- a CDS encoding TonB-system energizer ExbB, translating into MDALKHLVDYGIIGLLVTLSLWALAVAVERWLYYRRVTPTQFENIQLLEMALTKRLIVIGTVAANAPYIGLLGTVSGIMLTFHTIGTSGTMAVGTIMVGLSLALKATAIGLLVAIPCVVLNNILRRRVSELLTLYKVQHGT; encoded by the coding sequence ATGGATGCACTGAAGCACTTGGTGGATTACGGGATTATCGGGCTCCTGGTCACGCTCAGCCTATGGGCGCTGGCCGTGGCGGTGGAGCGGTGGCTCTACTATCGGCGAGTGACACCGACGCAGTTCGAGAACATACAACTACTGGAAATGGCATTGACCAAACGGCTGATCGTGATTGGCACCGTGGCTGCCAATGCACCCTACATTGGGTTATTAGGAACCGTCTCGGGCATCATGTTGACGTTTCATACGATAGGGACGTCGGGCACGATGGCGGTCGGCACAATTATGGTTGGGCTCAGCTTGGCACTCAAGGCGACGGCCATCGGGCTGCTGGTAGCCATCCCGTGCGTCGTGCTGAACAACATCCTCCGGCGGCGAGTCTCTGAGTTGCTCACGCTGTATAAGGTGCAGCATGGAACGTGA
- a CDS encoding AraC family transcriptional regulator encodes MRIYVLTLSEVFDTGLSTLLDTFSVANALAESAGTSSTRFDVTIVGVRSRIRTSQGLSVPAQSTSGLPHPDVVLVPAIGAKQPDTLRTALERRETADAQALLRAWSTRGTLVGAACTGTFVLAGSSLLNGHHATTSWWLAPFFRERYPHVKLDESRMIVNASRCVTAGAALAHLDLALWLLRRRSPTLASLTARYLVVDPRPSQAAFAIPDHLAYSDSFVERFERWARRQLPDGFSLCEAARAVATSPRTLARRLQSVMGKSPLAYFQDLRVERAIHLLQTSDASVDEIAALVGYANGVTLRTLIRRKIGRGVRELRARI; translated from the coding sequence ATGCGGATTTACGTGCTGACTCTCTCTGAAGTGTTCGACACAGGCTTGTCCACCCTTCTCGACACGTTCAGCGTGGCAAACGCTCTGGCGGAATCCGCCGGGACATCATCCACTCGCTTCGATGTGACGATCGTTGGTGTTCGATCCCGTATCCGCACGAGCCAGGGGTTGTCGGTACCGGCGCAGTCGACGTCAGGACTTCCCCATCCCGATGTTGTACTCGTTCCAGCCATCGGGGCGAAGCAGCCCGACACATTGCGAACGGCACTTGAACGGCGAGAGACAGCCGATGCACAAGCGTTGCTCCGTGCATGGTCTACCCGTGGCACCCTCGTCGGCGCAGCTTGCACCGGCACGTTTGTCCTCGCCGGATCATCGCTGCTCAACGGCCACCATGCAACGACGTCTTGGTGGCTCGCCCCGTTCTTCCGTGAACGGTATCCGCATGTCAAGCTCGACGAATCACGAATGATCGTCAATGCCTCGCGCTGCGTGACTGCCGGCGCTGCGCTGGCACACCTCGACCTGGCGCTATGGCTGCTGCGACGCCGAAGCCCAACATTGGCGTCCCTGACCGCTCGCTACCTCGTCGTCGACCCGCGGCCGTCTCAGGCGGCGTTTGCCATTCCCGATCACCTAGCTTACTCGGATTCGTTTGTCGAGCGGTTTGAGCGGTGGGCACGGCGGCAATTGCCTGACGGTTTTTCTCTCTGTGAAGCAGCTCGTGCCGTCGCCACAAGCCCACGGACGCTGGCACGCCGTCTGCAATCCGTGATGGGCAAGTCTCCACTCGCATACTTTCAGGATCTTCGTGTCGAACGAGCGATTCATCTGCTGCAGACCAGCGACGCCAGTGTTGACGAGATTGCCGCACTGGTCGGTTATGCAAATGGGGTGACGCTGCGAACGCTCATCCGGCGGAAGATCGGGCGTGGGGTACGCGAGCTGAGAGCGCGAATCTGA
- a CDS encoding antibiotic biosynthesis monooxygenase, whose protein sequence is MVRVGLLVRLHPKPGKEAEVASFLESGLALANQEAATPIWFALRLGPSTFGIFDAFADEAGRKAHLAGQIAAALMAKASELLAEPPHIEQVDVLAAKITQ, encoded by the coding sequence ATGGTACGAGTTGGATTATTAGTGCGATTGCATCCCAAGCCGGGAAAGGAAGCCGAGGTCGCCAGCTTTCTTGAGAGTGGGCTTGCTCTGGCGAATCAGGAAGCCGCGACGCCAATTTGGTTCGCACTGCGGTTGGGGCCGTCGACATTCGGCATCTTCGATGCGTTTGCCGATGAGGCGGGCCGCAAAGCGCATCTGGCCGGGCAGATTGCTGCAGCGCTGATGGCGAAAGCGTCGGAGTTGCTGGCTGAACCACCCCACATCGAACAGGTCGATGTGCTTGCAGCAAAGATTACGCAGTGA
- a CDS encoding cobalamin biosynthesis protein CobW — translation MATTAELLAPVPVTVLTGFLGAGKTTLLNRILTTEHGKRVAVIVNEFGEVGIDNQLVIGADEEIFEMNNGCICCTVRGDLIRIIGNLLKRKDRFDYMVIETTGLADPAPVAQTFFVDDEMKRRLLLDGIVTVVDSKHIWAHLDKSPEAKEQIAFADVILLNKIDLVPAGAVNVLEARVRAINVMAKIHRTKDARIEINRLLNIGAFDLSRKLEIDPNFLGEEAHQHDPSVFSVALVEDGLVDEGKVNDWFREVLSTMGTKIYRMKGILNVEDRDHRFVFQGVHMLFDGKADRPWKSGEVRNNQLVFIGKDLDRAALTKGFRSCLV, via the coding sequence ATGGCGACCACGGCTGAATTGTTAGCTCCGGTGCCGGTGACGGTGTTGACCGGCTTTTTGGGGGCAGGGAAGACGACCCTGCTCAACCGCATTCTGACGACCGAGCATGGCAAGCGAGTGGCGGTGATTGTGAACGAGTTCGGCGAGGTCGGCATCGACAATCAGCTGGTCATCGGGGCAGATGAAGAGATTTTCGAGATGAACAACGGCTGCATTTGCTGCACGGTACGGGGAGATTTGATCCGCATCATCGGGAATCTTCTCAAACGGAAGGACCGATTTGACTACATGGTGATCGAAACGACCGGACTGGCCGATCCGGCCCCGGTTGCGCAGACGTTCTTCGTCGATGATGAGATGAAGCGGCGGCTTCTGCTGGACGGCATCGTGACCGTCGTCGACTCCAAGCACATCTGGGCACATCTGGACAAGAGTCCCGAAGCGAAGGAGCAGATCGCCTTTGCCGATGTCATCTTATTGAACAAGATTGACCTCGTTCCGGCGGGGGCGGTCAATGTATTGGAAGCACGAGTGCGGGCGATCAACGTGATGGCGAAGATTCATCGGACCAAGGATGCGAGGATTGAGATCAATCGATTGCTGAATATCGGCGCGTTCGATCTGAGCCGCAAGCTCGAAATCGATCCCAACTTCTTAGGAGAAGAGGCGCACCAGCATGATCCCAGCGTGTTCTCCGTGGCCCTCGTCGAGGATGGATTGGTCGATGAGGGAAAGGTGAACGACTGGTTCCGCGAGGTGCTGAGCACCATGGGGACAAAGATCTATCGGATGAAGGGCATTTTGAATGTTGAAGATCGGGACCATCGGTTCGTTTTCCAGGGCGTGCATATGTTGTTCGACGGCAAAGCCGATCGCCCGTGGAAATCCGGTGAGGTTCGCAATAATCAGCTGGTATTCATCGGGAAAGATTTGGATCGTGCCGCGCTGACGAAGGGATTCCGATCATGCCTCGTCTAG
- a CDS encoding phospho-2-dehydro-3-deoxyheptonate aldolase — MSRPIDNQHVIEIKALPSPRAIKTKLPITDQAAALVVETREAIRRILHGEDRDRLLVIVGPCSIHDPGAAYEYAAKLKPVADALRDRFLIVMRTYFEKPRTTVGWKGLINDPHLDGTCDIATGMELARAILLKINQLGLPCGTELLDPISPQYIADLISWAAIGARTTESQTHREMASGVSMPVGFKNGTEGSLHVAVNAMTSARTPHHFVGINADGQTAIIKTMGNPDRHIVLRGGGGRTNYEAQDVAKAEAAVAGEGIARPIMIDCSHDNSKKDHTRQGFVAHEVLRQFREGRQTIMGFMLESNLHPGKQAWREGVALQHGVSITDACLGWGETEQLLHELATAITPKPVS; from the coding sequence ATGAGTAGACCCATCGACAATCAACATGTTATCGAAATTAAGGCGCTGCCCTCCCCGCGCGCCATCAAGACCAAACTTCCGATTACCGATCAAGCGGCTGCCCTCGTTGTTGAAACCAGAGAAGCCATTCGTCGAATCCTCCATGGAGAGGACCGAGACCGTCTTCTGGTAATCGTCGGCCCTTGCTCCATCCATGATCCCGGAGCGGCCTATGAATATGCCGCCAAACTGAAGCCCGTGGCCGATGCTTTGCGCGATCGCTTCCTGATCGTGATGCGGACATATTTTGAAAAGCCACGCACCACAGTCGGATGGAAAGGCCTGATCAATGACCCGCATCTCGACGGGACCTGCGATATCGCAACGGGGATGGAGTTGGCCAGAGCGATTCTCCTCAAGATCAATCAATTGGGCCTCCCTTGCGGAACGGAACTGCTGGACCCCATCAGTCCACAGTACATCGCCGACCTCATCAGCTGGGCGGCGATCGGTGCCCGTACAACCGAAAGCCAAACGCATCGAGAAATGGCCAGTGGCGTGTCCATGCCGGTTGGTTTTAAGAACGGCACTGAAGGCAGCCTCCATGTCGCCGTCAATGCCATGACTTCCGCCCGCACCCCACACCACTTCGTTGGCATCAATGCCGACGGCCAGACTGCCATCATCAAAACCATGGGCAATCCCGACCGCCATATCGTGCTTCGCGGCGGAGGCGGACGAACGAACTACGAAGCACAGGATGTTGCCAAAGCTGAGGCTGCGGTCGCCGGAGAAGGCATCGCCCGCCCGATCATGATCGACTGTTCGCATGACAATTCCAAGAAAGATCACACCCGCCAAGGTTTCGTCGCCCATGAAGTGCTGCGGCAGTTTCGTGAAGGTCGCCAGACCATCATGGGCTTCATGCTCGAAAGCAACCTGCATCCCGGGAAACAGGCGTGGAGGGAAGGCGTGGCTCTTCAGCATGGCGTTTCCATCACTGATGCCTGCTTGGGCTGGGGCGAGACCGAACAGCTGTTGCATGAGTTGGCCACCGCAATCACTCCGAAGCCCGTCTCCTGA